From the Phyllostomus discolor isolate MPI-MPIP mPhyDis1 chromosome 7, mPhyDis1.pri.v3, whole genome shotgun sequence genome, one window contains:
- the MCM4 gene encoding DNA replication licensing factor MCM4 produces the protein MSSPASTPSSRRNRRGRATPAQTPRSEDARSSPSRRRRGEDSTSTGELQPLPTSPGADLQSPAAQDTIFSSPPQIHSSAIPLDFDVSSPLTYGTPSSRVEGTPRSGVRGTPLRQRPDLGSARKGLQVDLQSDGPAAEDTVASEQSLGQKLVIWGTDVNVATCKENFQRFLQHFIDPLAKEEENIGIDITEPLYMQRLGEINVIGEPFLNVNCEHIKSFDKNLYRQLICYPQEVIPTFDMAVNEIFFDCYPDSILEHQIQVRPFNALKTKNMRNLNPEDIDQLITISGMVIRTSQLIPEMQEAFFQCQVCAQTAQVEIDRGRIAEPCVCERCHTTHSMALIHNRSVFSDKQMVKLQESPEDMPAGQTPHTVILFAHNDLVDKVQPGDRVNVTGIYRAVPIRVNPRVSNVKSVYKTHIDVIHYRKTDAKRLHGLDEETEQKLFSEKRVELLKELSRKPDIYERLASALAPSIYEHEDIKKGILLQLFGGTRKDFSHTGRGKFRAEINILLCGDPGTSKSQLLQYVYNLVPRGQYTSGKGSSAVGLTAYVMKDPETRQLVLQTGALVLSDNGICCIDEFDKMNESTRSVLHEVMEQQTLSIAKAGIICQLNARTSVLAAANPIESQWNPKKTTIENIQLPHTLLSRFDLIFLMLDPQDEAYDRRLAHHLVALYYQSEEQVEEEFMDMAVLKDYIAYAHSMVMPRLSQEASQALIEAYVDMRKIGSSRGMVSAYPRQLESLIRLAEAHAKVRFSNKVEAIDVEEAKRLHREALKQSATDPRTGIVDISILTTGMSATSRKRKEELAEALRKLILSKGKTPALKYQQLFEDIRGQSDIAITKDMFEEALHALADDDFLTVTGKTVRLL, from the exons ATGTCGTCCCCGGCTTCTACCCCGAGCAGCCGTCGAAATCGTCGCGGTAGAGCCACGCCCGCTCAGACGC CTCGAAGTGAGGATGCCAGATCATCTCCATCTAGGAGACGGAGAGGCGAGGATTCTACCTCCACAGGAGAGCTGCAGCCATTGCCCACCTCACCTGGAGCTGACCTGCAGAGCCCTGCTGCACAGGACACAATATTTTCCAGCCCTCCTCAGATACATTCTTCAG ctaTTCCCCTTGACTTTGATGTTAGTTCACCACTGACATATGGCACTCCCAGCTCCCGAGTAGAGGGAACCCCAAGGAGTGGTGTTAGGGGTACACCCCTGAGGCAGAGGCCTGACCTGGGGTCTGCACGGAAGGGCCTGCAGGTGGATTTGCAGTCGGATGGG ccAGCAGCAGAAGATACAGTAGCAAGTGAGCAGTCTCTAGGCCAAAAACTTGTGATTTGGGGAACAGATGTAAATGTGGCAACATGCAAAGAAAATTTTCAG AGATTTCTTCAGCATTTTATTGACCCTCTggctaaagaagaagaaaatattggtATAGATATTACTGAACCTCTATACATGCAACGACTTGGGGag ATTAATGTTATTGGGGagccatttttaaatgtgaactGTGAACACataaaatcatttgacaaaaatcTATACAGACAGCTCATCTGCTACCCACAG GAGGTTATTCCAACTTTTGACATGGCCGTCAATGAAATCTTTTTTGACTGTTACCCTGACTCAATTTTAGAACATCAGATTCAAGTAAGACCATTCAATGCGTTGAAGACTAAGAATATGAGAAACCTGAATCCAGAAG ACATTGACCAACTTATCACCATCAGTGGCATGGTGATCAGGACATCCCAGCTGATACCAGAGATGCAGGAGGCCTTCTTTCAGTGCCAGGTGTGCGCCCAAACAGCCCAGGTGGAGATTGACCGCGGCCGCATTGCTGAGCCCTGCGTGTGTGAGCGCTGCCACACCACCCACAGCATGGCATTGATCCACAACCGCTCTGTGTTCTCCGACAAGCAGATG GTCAAACTTCAAGAGTCTCCTGAAGATATGCCTGCAGGTCAGACACCTCACACTGTCATCCTTTTTGCTCACAATGATCTTGTTGACAAGGTTCAACCTGGGGACAGGGTGAATGTTACAG GCATCTATCGAGCTGTGCCTATTCGAGTCAATCCAAGAGTGAGTAATGTGAAGTCTGTCTACAAAACGCACATTGATGTCATTCATTATCGAAAAACTGACGCAAAACGTCTGCATGGCCTTGATGAAGAAACAGAGCAGAAACTTTTTTCAGAGAAGCGTGTGGAATTGCTTAAGGAACTTTCCAGAAAACCAGACATTTATGAGCGACTTGCTTCAGCCTTGGCACCAAGCATTTATGAACATGAAGATATAAAGAAG gGAATCTTGCTTCAGCTCTTTGGTGGAACAAGAAAGGATTTTAGTCACACAGGAAGGGGCAAGTTTCGTGCGGAGATCAACATTTTGCTATGTGGTGACCCTGGGACCAGCAAGTCTCAGCTGTTGCAGTATGTGTACAACCTGGTGCCCAGGGGCCAGTACACATCGGGAAAGGGCTCCAGTGCAGTCGGTCTCACTGCCTATGTAATGAAAGACCCTGAGACAAGGCAGCTCGTCCTGCAGACTGGTGCCCTTGTCCTCAGTGACAATGGTATCTGCTGTATTGATGAGTTTGACAAGATGAATGAAAGTACAAGATCAGTACTGCATGAAGTCATGGAACAGCAGACTCTTTCTATTGCAAAG GCTGGGATTATTTGTCAGCTTAATGCACGCACCTCTGTCTTGGCAGCAGCAAATCCTATTGAATCTCAATGGAATCCTAAAAAAACTACCATTGAAAATATCCAGCTACCACACACGTTATTATCAAg GTTTGATTTGATCTTCCTCATGCTGGACCCTCAGGATGAAGCCTATGACAGGCGTCTGGCTCACCACCTTGTTGCTCTTTACTACCAGAGTGAGGAGCAAGTAGAGGAGGAGTTCATGGACATGGCAGTGCTAAAGGACTACATTGCTTATGCTCACAGCATGGTCATGCCTCGGCTGAGCCAGGAAGCTAGCCAAGCTCTCATTGAG GCTTATGTAGACATGAGAAAGATTGGCAGTAGCCGAGGAATGGTTTCTGCATACCCTCGACAGCTGGAATCTTTGATTCGCTTAGCAGAAGCCCATGCTAAAGTACGGTTTTCAAACAAAGTTGAAGCAATTGATGTCGAAGAGGCGAAACGTTTGCATCGGGAGGCCCTAAAGCAGTCTGCCACTGATCCCCGGACTGGCATTGTGGACATATCTATTCTTACTACAG GAATGAGTGCAACATCTCGCAAACGGAAAGAAGAGTTAGCTGAAGCATTGAGAAAACTTATTTTATCTAAAGGTAAAACACCAGCTCTAAAATACCAGCAACTTTTTGAAGATATCCGTGGACAATCTGATATA GCAATTACCAAAGATATGTTTGAAGAAGCATTGCATGCCTTGGCTGATGATGACTTCTTGACAGTAACTGGAAAAACTGTTCGCTTACTCTGA